One genomic segment of Desulforamulus reducens MI-1 includes these proteins:
- a CDS encoding ABC transporter permease, translating to MNPKLNLSPERQAYLKQVRRRKIAVLTTQLFILVAVFVLWEISAKMHWIDPFITSQPSRMITTLKNLHYDGHLYLHLGITIWETFIGFAVGTLGGILIAIMLWWSDFLNKVSEPYLVVLNALPKVALGPIIIVWLGNGQPAIIAMALLISIVVTIISLLNGFLTVDQDKIKLLKTFGANKYQILCKVILPASLPNIIAALKVNVGLSWVGVIMGEFLVSKAGLGYLIVYGSQVFKLDLVMTSVTVLIVAAAVMYLAVAYLEKKLLKWQ from the coding sequence ATGAACCCAAAACTTAATCTTTCTCCTGAGCGTCAGGCATATCTAAAACAAGTGAGACGTCGTAAAATAGCAGTTTTAACCACCCAACTTTTTATTCTAGTAGCTGTTTTTGTGCTATGGGAAATATCTGCTAAAATGCACTGGATAGACCCCTTTATTACCAGCCAGCCGTCTCGTATGATTACTACTTTAAAAAACCTGCATTATGATGGCCATCTTTACCTACATTTAGGTATAACCATTTGGGAAACCTTTATTGGATTTGCCGTAGGAACATTAGGCGGTATTTTAATTGCTATCATGCTCTGGTGGTCGGATTTTCTGAATAAAGTATCCGAACCATACCTGGTGGTTCTTAACGCCTTACCTAAGGTGGCGCTGGGTCCTATTATCATTGTCTGGCTTGGTAACGGCCAGCCTGCCATTATTGCCATGGCCCTGCTAATTTCTATTGTCGTTACCATTATCAGCCTGCTCAACGGGTTTTTAACCGTGGATCAAGACAAAATAAAATTATTAAAAACCTTCGGAGCAAATAAATATCAAATTTTATGTAAAGTAATTCTCCCGGCCAGCCTGCCTAATATTATAGCTGCCCTTAAAGTAAATGTCGGTCTTTCCTGGGTAGGAGTTATTATGGGCGAATTTCTTGTCTCGAAAGCCGGTCTTGGCTACCTTATAGTTTATGGCAGCCAGGTATTTAAACTGGATCTAGTTATGACTAGCGTCACTGTACTGATTGTTGCGGCCGCAGTCATGTACCTGGCGGTAGCCTATCTGGAGAAGAAGCTACTAAAGTGGCAGTAG
- a CDS encoding ABC transporter substrate-binding protein, producing MSLVLAVFSGCTNDTGKTSGELTKVRLCEVVHSIFYAPQYVAINEGFFKEEGLDIELTTGQGADKVMTALLSNAADIGLAGPEATVYVYNQKKQDYVINFAQLTKKDGSFLVGRNQEPEFEWENLKGKTIIGGRPGGVPEMVLEYVLKKHGLTPGKDVNIITNLQFTATAGAFKGGTGDYVALFEPTASLMEKEKAGYVVASLGQSSGEIPYTVYMAQNSFMEKNPEVIQKFTNALYKAQLWVANHSPQEIASSIQPFFPDTDLDLLAAVIERYKSQDTWNTNPVMDNQAFNYLQEIIQVAGELDKPVEPNVLITHEYAEKTVISKK from the coding sequence ATGTCCCTAGTCCTTGCAGTATTTAGCGGCTGTACAAATGATACCGGTAAAACCAGCGGAGAATTGACCAAGGTTCGACTTTGTGAAGTTGTACACTCCATTTTCTATGCTCCTCAGTACGTGGCCATCAATGAAGGTTTCTTTAAAGAAGAGGGTCTGGATATTGAACTCACAACCGGCCAAGGTGCAGACAAAGTAATGACTGCATTACTTTCCAATGCTGCCGACATCGGTTTGGCCGGGCCGGAAGCCACAGTGTATGTATATAACCAGAAAAAGCAAGATTATGTTATTAATTTTGCCCAACTTACCAAAAAAGATGGTTCTTTCCTGGTGGGAAGAAACCAGGAACCCGAATTTGAGTGGGAAAATTTGAAAGGTAAAACTATTATCGGTGGACGTCCTGGTGGTGTTCCTGAAATGGTACTAGAATATGTCTTGAAAAAACACGGTCTCACTCCGGGTAAAGACGTTAATATAATAACTAACCTGCAGTTTACTGCCACCGCAGGTGCCTTTAAGGGTGGTACCGGTGACTATGTAGCCCTTTTTGAACCTACTGCCAGCCTAATGGAAAAAGAAAAGGCCGGCTACGTAGTGGCCTCCTTGGGCCAGTCCAGCGGCGAAATTCCCTACACCGTTTACATGGCGCAAAATAGTTTCATGGAAAAAAATCCTGAAGTCATCCAGAAGTTTACCAATGCCCTATACAAAGCTCAGCTCTGGGTTGCTAATCACAGCCCGCAAGAAATTGCATCCTCCATTCAGCCCTTCTTCCCTGACACCGACCTGGACCTCCTGGCAGCGGTCATTGAACGCTACAAATCCCAGGACACCTGGAACACTAATCCGGTAATGGATAACCAAGCCTTCAATTACCTGCAAGAGATTATTCAGGTGGCCGGAGAATTAGATAAGCCGGTGGAACCTAATGTCCTAATAACACACGAGTATGCTGAAAAAACAGTTATCTCAAAAAAATAA
- a CDS encoding diguanylate cyclase domain-containing protein: MFQNEMQLLLTCQKDLNNPAYKDSVLLPKYKELILEYEKLLKVSKKIFKISDTQGRVLKKREYEIKNLLDNANQGFLTCGKDLIVDKEYSAECIRIFCRKICNLNIVDLLIDTGSDFPTRIQIEKTLSSIFNSNDVEEKDSLLSKLPHTLFINDKNINVEYKLIGQEDNHEEILFLILTDVTEKIKSDAQIEYLSFYDSLTSLYNRAYIDRVIPEMLHPENLPFSIILADINGLKLINDVFGHEKGDQLIIDTANVLKKSCRKTDVVARWGGDEFLIILPNTNEKFCQEVVTRINNLCQHSGRNPIAISVAMGTATVDSLDTNFCKIFGQAENKMYKNKLLESKAVRHKIIMNIEKVQQERGFETQGHVERVRDMAVKFAKLVGVKAGSPEMNHLMLLVSLHDVGKVAIPEEILLKPSSLIHEEWEIIKSHSEIGYRMAQSIGEAVAAEAILALRERWDGNGYPRGLKGEEIPYMARLLAIVDSFDVMTHDRIYKRSISVEEAKREVLQNSGTQFDPFLTKTFLEKFINIYEQ, from the coding sequence GTGTTTCAAAATGAAATGCAACTTCTCCTGACGTGTCAAAAAGATCTTAATAACCCAGCTTATAAGGACAGTGTTTTACTACCCAAGTATAAAGAACTGATATTGGAGTATGAAAAGCTTCTAAAAGTCTCTAAAAAAATTTTTAAGATAAGTGACACCCAAGGAAGGGTATTAAAGAAACGTGAATACGAGATTAAAAATTTACTGGATAACGCAAATCAAGGTTTCTTAACCTGTGGGAAAGATTTAATAGTAGATAAGGAATACAGTGCGGAGTGTATTCGGATTTTTTGTAGAAAAATTTGCAATTTAAATATAGTTGATTTGTTAATTGATACTGGGAGTGATTTCCCTACCAGAATACAAATTGAGAAAACTTTATCATCCATCTTTAATTCCAATGACGTTGAAGAAAAAGATTCTCTTCTAAGCAAACTTCCCCATACACTGTTTATCAATGATAAAAATATCAATGTTGAATACAAGCTTATCGGCCAGGAGGATAATCACGAGGAGATCCTGTTTCTAATTCTTACGGACGTCACCGAAAAAATTAAGTCAGATGCTCAGATAGAATATTTAAGCTTTTATGACAGTCTTACAAGTTTATATAACCGGGCCTACATCGACAGAGTGATTCCTGAGATGCTTCATCCCGAGAATCTTCCCTTTAGCATTATTCTGGCAGATATAAACGGCCTAAAGTTAATTAATGATGTTTTTGGACATGAAAAAGGTGATCAACTAATTATTGATACAGCCAATGTATTGAAAAAGAGCTGTCGCAAAACAGACGTCGTGGCCCGCTGGGGTGGGGATGAATTTCTCATTATTCTCCCCAACACCAACGAGAAGTTTTGTCAGGAGGTTGTCACTAGGATTAATAATCTTTGCCAGCATTCCGGGAGGAATCCTATTGCCATTAGTGTGGCAATGGGAACGGCAACGGTAGATTCTTTAGATACTAATTTCTGTAAGATCTTTGGCCAGGCAGAAAATAAAATGTACAAAAATAAATTACTGGAAAGCAAGGCTGTTCGCCATAAGATCATCATGAATATTGAAAAAGTACAGCAAGAGCGAGGTTTTGAAACCCAGGGACATGTTGAGAGAGTAAGGGATATGGCCGTAAAGTTTGCTAAATTAGTGGGTGTTAAGGCAGGCTCGCCGGAAATGAACCATCTTATGCTATTAGTATCCCTCCATGATGTTGGTAAGGTTGCAATTCCCGAAGAAATACTTTTAAAGCCCAGTAGTCTAATACACGAAGAGTGGGAAATCATAAAGTCACATAGTGAAATTGGTTATAGAATGGCTCAGTCCATAGGCGAAGCTGTTGCTGCCGAAGCGATTTTGGCCTTGCGAGAACGCTGGGATGGTAATGGTTACCCCAGAGGGTTAAAGGGGGAAGAAATCCCTTATATGGCCAGATTGTTGGCAATTGTGGATTCCTTTGATGTCATGACACACGATAGGATTTATAAGCGTTCCATTAGTGTGGAAGAAGCCAAAAGAGAGGTTTTACAAAACAGCGGAACACAATTTGACCCGTTTCTGACAAAAACCTTCTTAGAAAAATTTATTAATATATATGAACAATAA
- a CDS encoding MATE family efflux transporter — translation MDEIVTKSSSTVKSPSETSIEEGNSQGQHLDSQPVWRSMLVFLVPLILSNILQSVGQLVGTIVVGRWLGVNALAAISAFFPLFFLLVSFTIGIGAGSSILIGQAYGARNEERMKAVVGTTLTFTFLLGLTLTLIGGIFTRDILNLMGTPANIIDTSVHYARILFWSMPVMFLYFAYTTFMRGTGDSKTPFYTLIVSTILDLGLLPFLIFGWLGVPKFGLYGAAYASVASTAITFVLMLIYLNKTNHPLQFDASVRQHLRIDFGLLKLLLRLGIPSSINMILVSLSEIAVITFVNRFGSDATAAYGAVNQVVSYVQMPAISLGIAVSIFASQSIGANRLDRLKDVIRAGVLLNYFIGGIIVLLVYLFSQDILSWFLTSKNTLQIAHSLLIITLWSYLVFGHAQIITATMRASGTVLWPTVFSVLSIWCVEVPVAYGLSNFTSLGIQGIWIGYPVAFLVNLVLQYTYYRWSWNKKRITRLIH, via the coding sequence ATGGATGAAATTGTCACAAAATCTTCTTCAACAGTTAAATCGCCATCAGAAACAAGCATAGAAGAGGGTAATTCTCAAGGGCAACATTTAGATAGCCAACCTGTATGGCGCTCAATGCTTGTTTTTCTCGTGCCGCTGATTCTTAGTAATATACTACAGTCAGTGGGACAACTGGTTGGTACTATTGTTGTAGGCAGATGGCTCGGAGTAAACGCCTTAGCCGCAATTTCAGCCTTCTTTCCTCTATTCTTTTTGCTCGTTTCTTTCACCATTGGCATAGGGGCTGGTAGCTCAATCCTGATCGGGCAAGCCTATGGTGCACGTAACGAAGAGAGGATGAAGGCCGTCGTCGGGACAACACTCACATTTACCTTCCTACTTGGCCTGACACTGACCTTAATAGGCGGCATCTTTACCCGAGATATACTGAATTTAATGGGAACCCCAGCAAATATCATCGACACCAGCGTCCACTATGCACGAATCTTGTTCTGGTCTATGCCAGTCATGTTTTTATATTTTGCCTACACAACTTTTATGCGAGGTACAGGTGATTCCAAAACTCCCTTCTACACATTGATCGTCAGCACCATACTGGACCTGGGCCTGTTACCATTTTTGATCTTTGGGTGGTTGGGAGTGCCAAAGTTTGGCCTATATGGTGCAGCCTACGCATCGGTAGCATCGACGGCGATTACATTTGTTTTAATGCTGATTTATCTTAACAAAACCAACCATCCATTACAATTTGATGCTTCCGTAAGGCAGCACCTTAGAATAGATTTTGGTTTATTAAAGTTGCTACTCCGCCTCGGCATTCCATCAAGTATTAACATGATACTAGTATCGCTTTCAGAAATAGCGGTTATTACATTTGTAAACCGATTTGGTTCCGATGCCACCGCAGCTTATGGCGCTGTAAATCAGGTCGTAAGTTATGTACAGATGCCAGCGATAAGTCTGGGCATTGCCGTATCCATCTTCGCCTCACAGTCCATCGGGGCAAATCGGCTTGATCGGCTAAAAGATGTGATTAGAGCCGGGGTTTTACTCAACTACTTTATCGGCGGAATAATCGTTTTATTGGTTTATCTGTTTTCCCAAGATATTTTATCCTGGTTTTTAACAAGTAAGAACACTTTGCAGATTGCCCATAGTCTCCTTATTATTACTCTATGGAGCTATTTAGTCTTTGGACACGCTCAGATTATTACTGCTACCATGCGTGCCAGCGGAACTGTCCTCTGGCCAACAGTGTTCAGCGTGCTTTCTATATGGTGTGTCGAGGTGCCAGTGGCCTACGGCCTGTCCAATTTTACTAGCCTTGGCATTCAGGGAATATGGATAGGTTATCCTGTGGCATTCCTTGTCAATCTAGTTTTACAATATACGTACTATAGGTGGTCATGGAATAAGAAGCGTATTACAAGACTTATCCATTAA
- a CDS encoding GIY-YIG nuclease family protein, translating to MDRRKELKQQYKQMKTEGGVYQIKNTKNQKVLVIATPNLKTMIGRKVELRGGGHKNKQLQEDWNTFGEEAFVFEVLEVLEEKEEGFFDKADELKKLEKKWLEKLQPFGEHGYNKISKREQAK from the coding sequence ATGGATCGTAGAAAAGAATTAAAGCAACAGTATAAGCAAATGAAAACGGAGGGCGGGGTATATCAGATCAAAAACACAAAAAACCAGAAGGTGTTAGTAATTGCCACTCCAAACCTAAAAACTATGATTGGCAGAAAAGTTGAGTTGAGAGGAGGAGGACACAAAAATAAACAACTTCAAGAGGACTGGAATACATTTGGTGAAGAGGCCTTTGTTTTTGAAGTATTAGAGGTTTTAGAAGAAAAGGAAGAGGGGTTCTTTGATAAAGCTGATGAGTTGAAAAAACTCGAAAAAAAATGGCTCGAAAAGCTCCAACCCTTTGGAGAACACGGATATAATAAAATATCTAAAAGAGAACAAGCTAAGTAA
- a CDS encoding ABC transporter ATP-binding protein — MTKIKVSLQDIAMNFQSPEGETKAISNISLDVFSGKFVSIVGPSGCGKSTILNIISGLIRPSKGEVKVNGRVGYMLQRDHLFEWRTILSNCLIGPEIQGQDLKVACSNVERLLKTYGLEDFIHHYPNQLSGGMRQRAALIRTLAVNPDILLLDEAFSALDYQTRLTVVDEVWSILKKENKTAIIVTHDIAEAISMSDHIVILSRRPAVVKNIYNIELIRPNLPPLENRKDDRFRHYFDLVWKELEIDEPKT; from the coding sequence ATGACAAAAATAAAAGTTAGCTTACAGGACATAGCTATGAACTTTCAATCACCTGAAGGTGAGACCAAGGCCATAAGCAACATTTCCCTTGATGTATTCAGCGGTAAATTTGTAAGTATTGTCGGCCCCAGTGGTTGTGGGAAGTCTACTATTTTAAATATAATTTCCGGCCTCATCAGACCCTCTAAAGGAGAGGTAAAAGTTAACGGCAGAGTGGGATACATGTTACAGCGGGATCATCTCTTTGAATGGCGTACAATTTTAAGTAACTGCCTTATCGGCCCGGAAATACAAGGGCAGGATTTAAAGGTAGCCTGCAGTAATGTAGAACGCCTGTTAAAGACCTACGGACTGGAAGATTTTATACACCATTACCCTAACCAGCTATCAGGAGGTATGCGCCAGCGTGCCGCGTTGATCCGTACCCTGGCAGTTAATCCCGATATCCTTTTGCTGGATGAAGCCTTCTCAGCACTGGACTACCAAACCCGCCTAACGGTTGTAGATGAAGTTTGGAGTATTTTAAAGAAGGAAAATAAAACTGCGATCATCGTTACTCACGATATTGCGGAGGCTATATCCATGTCAGACCATATTGTTATCTTGTCCCGGCGACCAGCTGTAGTTAAAAACATCTATAATATAGAACTTATCAGGCCAAACCTGCCGCCACTGGAAAATAGGAAGGACGATCGCTTTCGCCACTATTTTGACCTTGTGTGGAAGGAGTTGGAAATAGATGAACCCAAAACTTAA
- a CDS encoding 4Fe-4S dicluster domain-containing protein, protein MGKVLLVNHLRCVGCGTCEVVCSLVHEGICSPVLSRIRIVRHEKKGYHIPITCASCEKAPCIEACPMEAIQKDKETGGVILHQDQCIGCKQCIQSCPFGHINFNFEKGTAFKCDLCQGDPQCVKFCWTQAISFTSLDAAIDAKRQTFADRIMKELKQET, encoded by the coding sequence ATGGGTAAAGTCCTACTCGTTAATCATCTAAGATGTGTGGGTTGCGGCACTTGCGAAGTGGTTTGTTCCCTTGTCCACGAGGGAATCTGTTCACCTGTCTTATCCCGTATAAGAATTGTACGGCATGAGAAAAAAGGGTACCATATTCCTATAACCTGTGCTTCTTGTGAAAAAGCCCCATGTATAGAAGCCTGCCCCATGGAAGCTATTCAAAAGGATAAAGAAACCGGCGGGGTAATCCTCCATCAGGACCAATGTATTGGTTGCAAGCAATGTATTCAGTCATGTCCCTTTGGCCATATCAATTTTAACTTTGAAAAGGGTACTGCCTTTAAATGTGATCTCTGTCAAGGAGACCCTCAGTGTGTAAAATTTTGCTGGACGCAGGCAATCAGCTTTACCTCATTAGACGCTGCCATTGATGCAAAACGACAAACCTTTGCTGATCGAATTATGAAAGAGCTTAAGCAAGAAACCTAG
- a CDS encoding regulatory protein RecX, which translates to MSIVTALEVQKKNNQRYSLFLDGKYAFGVHEDTLIQFQLFNIIGKELPDYIIQQIIRAENKHQIISYAISLLSYRARSSHELRTRMRDKGYQVAVVEETIETLQRLGYIDDIEFAKVFINDRQRLKKVGKKLIRQELWQKGISKDIINDLLEQATDDEQEYQRAKTLAIKKITSYRKDDERTKQRKLYSYLIRKGYSFSIASSVIKELFS; encoded by the coding sequence ATGAGTATTGTTACAGCTCTAGAAGTGCAGAAAAAGAACAACCAAAGATATAGTCTCTTTCTTGATGGCAAATATGCCTTCGGTGTCCATGAGGACACTCTTATTCAATTTCAATTGTTTAATATCATTGGCAAAGAACTGCCTGACTATATTATTCAGCAAATTATCCGGGCAGAAAACAAACACCAGATCATCAGTTATGCGATATCACTTCTCTCCTACCGCGCCAGAAGTAGCCATGAGTTAAGAACCCGAATGAGGGATAAGGGATATCAAGTTGCTGTTGTTGAGGAAACCATCGAAACGTTACAAAGACTGGGATACATTGATGATATTGAATTTGCTAAGGTTTTTATAAATGATCGGCAACGATTAAAAAAGGTCGGCAAAAAATTAATTCGACAAGAACTTTGGCAAAAAGGTATATCCAAAGATATCATTAATGATCTTCTTGAACAAGCAACCGATGATGAGCAGGAATATCAAAGGGCTAAAACTCTCGCCATAAAGAAAATAACATCTTATAGAAAAGATGATGAACGGACTAAACAGAGAAAATTGTATAGCTATCTTATCAGAAAAGGATATTCATTTAGCATAGCATCTTCTGTTATTAAAGAACTTTTTTCTTGA
- a CDS encoding aldehyde ferredoxin oxidoreductase family protein, translating into MQGYAGSMLEIDLSSGNIKTRKVTSDFAKSYIGGIGFNAKILYDELPPGIDPFSEENILAFGVGTLVGSPFPTSARTEASAKSPLTNRFGTSNSGAFFGMQLKCAGFDALIIKGKAKKPVYVLIDNDRVDIYDATPLWGKETWDAIDSLKSQHQGVEIAIIGPAGEDLVRFANIENGYYNGWGRTGLGAVMGSKQLKAIAVRGTKGILTNNPKALLATTLEAQNLIKSASSYGAFCHYGSMLATIPYGNFKALSAHNFSKGTLPNWNERFGRQVVDEYSSRHIGCQSCIIACAHWVEIKEGKYKGTELKDMEISPTVAFGGNVGLSLEATVVASKLCRQNGLDMLSTGGVIAFAIELFQKGIITREDLGYDLSFGDDEAAFRLLNDIVKRNGVGNILAEGTKRAASQLKGSEQCAIHIKGLEVPMIDPRNRWSTWTLGLLTNIRGGDHLRCRNPVENLRFNENKHDYIKERFGHKGPMYDQLDMPEDLKKDIIDLDGDLVDIAKMSKWAEDLINLYNAIGICIRPPVLEKIGPTILSEAYTVHTGIKITPEDLIKSAERSWNLIKLFNIREGEDIKETKFPRRFFDEELYGKVLDEEKVQRVLEKYFVARGWEPSTGKPTKEKLRELGLEELLFQGGD; encoded by the coding sequence TTGCAGGGATATGCCGGTAGCATGTTGGAGATTGATCTTTCATCGGGCAATATAAAGACAAGAAAGGTTACCTCTGATTTTGCCAAGAGTTATATTGGGGGTATTGGCTTTAATGCCAAAATACTTTACGATGAATTGCCACCCGGAATTGACCCATTTAGTGAGGAAAACATCTTGGCCTTTGGTGTAGGTACTTTAGTGGGTTCTCCTTTCCCAACCAGTGCAAGAACGGAAGCTTCCGCCAAATCTCCTTTAACAAACCGGTTTGGCACCTCCAATTCAGGAGCCTTTTTCGGTATGCAATTAAAATGTGCCGGATTCGATGCCCTGATCATTAAGGGCAAGGCTAAAAAGCCTGTTTATGTTCTTATTGACAATGATAGAGTTGACATTTATGATGCTACCCCTTTATGGGGCAAAGAAACCTGGGATGCTATTGATAGTCTAAAATCCCAACACCAAGGTGTTGAAATAGCTATAATTGGACCAGCCGGAGAGGATTTAGTACGGTTTGCCAATATTGAAAACGGGTATTATAACGGCTGGGGAAGAACCGGCTTAGGAGCTGTTATGGGCTCAAAGCAACTCAAAGCAATAGCTGTAAGAGGAACGAAAGGAATATTAACTAACAATCCTAAAGCCCTTTTAGCAACCACCCTGGAAGCCCAGAATTTGATCAAGTCAGCGTCTTCCTATGGTGCATTCTGCCATTATGGCAGTATGTTGGCAACTATCCCCTACGGAAACTTCAAGGCCCTATCGGCTCATAATTTCAGCAAAGGAACCCTGCCAAATTGGAATGAGCGTTTTGGTAGACAAGTTGTTGATGAATACAGCAGCAGACATATAGGCTGTCAATCCTGTATCATTGCCTGCGCGCACTGGGTTGAAATTAAAGAAGGTAAATACAAGGGCACGGAACTTAAGGATATGGAGATAAGTCCCACAGTTGCCTTTGGTGGAAATGTCGGTCTTAGTCTAGAGGCAACGGTGGTGGCCAGTAAATTATGCCGCCAGAACGGTTTAGATATGCTCAGCACTGGCGGGGTTATTGCCTTTGCCATAGAACTCTTCCAAAAGGGAATCATAACCAGAGAAGACTTGGGCTACGATCTTTCCTTTGGAGATGATGAGGCAGCATTTCGGTTATTAAATGACATCGTTAAGAGGAACGGTGTTGGTAACATCCTAGCAGAAGGCACAAAAAGAGCTGCCAGCCAACTTAAGGGTTCGGAGCAATGTGCTATCCATATAAAGGGCCTGGAAGTACCTATGATTGACCCTCGTAATAGGTGGTCCACCTGGACCCTGGGATTGTTAACCAATATTAGGGGTGGAGATCATCTACGTTGTAGAAACCCCGTGGAAAATTTACGTTTCAATGAAAATAAACACGATTATATAAAAGAGCGCTTTGGCCACAAAGGGCCTATGTACGATCAATTAGATATGCCAGAAGATCTAAAAAAGGATATTATCGACCTTGATGGTGACCTCGTAGATATCGCCAAGATGTCTAAATGGGCAGAAGATCTAATAAATCTTTACAATGCCATAGGCATTTGTATTAGGCCACCGGTTTTAGAGAAGATTGGCCCCACCATCCTGTCAGAAGCCTATACGGTTCATACCGGCATTAAAATAACACCAGAAGATTTGATAAAGAGCGCCGAAAGAAGCTGGAATTTAATAAAGCTTTTTAATATCCGAGAAGGTGAAGATATCAAAGAAACCAAATTTCCTAGGCGCTTCTTTGATGAAGAATTGTATGGTAAGGTTTTAGACGAAGAAAAAGTACAAAGGGTTTTAGAGAAATACTTTGTAGCCCGTGGCTGGGAACCATCCACCGGAAAGCCCACAAAGGAGAAGCTTCGCGAATTAGGGTTGGAAGAATTACTTTTTCAAGGGGGCGATTAA